A genomic stretch from Calditrichota bacterium includes:
- a CDS encoding FtsX-like permease family protein, with product MRYLLEMWENLVMGVRALVVHKLRAFLTTLGVIIGVMTIIVIFTVINGLDKAMMSEISSLGSNVLFVQKYPWFAGMDWFKYRNRKNIGMKEVKAIEEKATLIDAVSYENGTVGAARYRDKTVKNVRIIGTNDQYPQTANIDLEVGRFLIPSDVRHRTFVAIIGWDVAQKLFGDIDPINRRINIRGFNFRVVGVAKKRGKLFGQNLDVRVYIPFGTFRKVFGFRRSITIRVRMINPKYMDQVKDELRWILRWARHVPPTKPDDFAINQQDMITRVYRNLTTGLYLLAVGVAAISLIVGGIGIMNIMLVSVTERTREIGIRKAIGAKRRDILFQFLIESLLISFVGGLFGMLLGFLIGILIRSVTPLPATISVWAILLGIGFTSTVGIFFGIYPAYKAAKLSPIEALRYE from the coding sequence ATGCGCTACCTGCTGGAAATGTGGGAAAACCTGGTTATGGGCGTTCGGGCTCTGGTGGTTCATAAGCTCCGCGCCTTTTTAACCACCCTCGGAGTCATTATTGGGGTGATGACGATTATTGTGATCTTTACCGTGATTAACGGGCTGGACAAGGCCATGATGTCGGAGATTTCTTCACTGGGCTCCAACGTGCTTTTTGTGCAGAAATATCCCTGGTTTGCCGGAATGGACTGGTTTAAGTACCGGAATCGCAAAAATATTGGCATGAAGGAAGTAAAAGCCATTGAAGAAAAAGCCACGCTCATTGATGCCGTTTCTTACGAAAACGGCACCGTGGGTGCTGCGCGGTATCGCGATAAAACGGTGAAGAATGTACGGATTATCGGTACAAATGATCAATATCCGCAAACAGCCAATATCGACCTGGAAGTCGGGCGGTTTCTGATTCCCTCTGATGTCAGACACCGAACCTTTGTTGCCATTATTGGCTGGGATGTGGCCCAGAAACTTTTCGGGGATATAGATCCCATCAATCGGAGGATTAACATCCGGGGATTCAATTTTCGGGTCGTTGGGGTGGCCAAGAAAAGGGGCAAACTTTTCGGACAGAATCTGGATGTGCGGGTCTATATTCCATTTGGAACCTTTCGGAAGGTGTTCGGTTTCCGGCGTTCAATTACGATTCGTGTTCGGATGATTAACCCCAAATATATGGACCAGGTGAAGGATGAACTTCGCTGGATTCTGCGGTGGGCGCGCCATGTGCCCCCCACAAAACCGGATGATTTTGCCATTAATCAACAGGATATGATTACACGGGTTTACAGGAATCTTACCACCGGACTCTACCTGCTGGCGGTGGGTGTCGCGGCTATTTCGTTGATTGTGGGTGGCATTGGCATTATGAATATTATGTTGGTTTCGGTCACGGAGCGGACGCGTGAAATCGGCATTCGCAAAGCCATTGGTGCCAAGCGCCGGGACATTCTGTTCCAGTTCCTCATCGAATCGCTGTTGATCAGTTTTGTCGGGGGCTTGTTTGGAATGCTTCTGGGCTTTCTGATTGGTATTCTCATTCGATCCGTAACGCCCCTGCCTGCAACCATTTCCGTTTGGGCCATTCTTCTGGGGATTGGTTTTACATCCACCGTTGGGATATTTTTTGGGATTTATCCGGCATATAAAGCCGCCAAACTCAGTCCCATTGAGGCTCTGCGGTACGAATAA
- a CDS encoding ABC transporter ATP-binding protein, with the protein MVIEVRSLEKEYNLGAVVVKALRGINLNVEPNEYLAIMGPSGSGKSTLMNIIGCLDTPSAGDYFFEGKNVSGFDDDQLAEIRNQKIGFVFQTFNLLPRADALHNVELPLIYRGVPTKERRKKAIEALERVGLGDRIHHRPNELSGGQRQRVAIARALVNNPSIILADEPTGNLDTTTGEEIMAIFEELYEQGNTIILVTHERYIAEHSRRIVHLRDGLIETDEVIPEESRRVTANNQNSQP; encoded by the coding sequence ATGGTTATTGAAGTACGTTCGTTAGAAAAGGAATACAATCTGGGAGCGGTGGTTGTAAAGGCCCTGCGGGGAATTAACCTGAATGTTGAACCCAACGAATATCTCGCCATTATGGGCCCGTCGGGATCCGGAAAATCAACATTAATGAACATTATCGGCTGCCTGGATACGCCTTCTGCGGGTGATTATTTTTTTGAAGGCAAAAATGTCAGCGGTTTCGATGATGACCAATTGGCTGAAATCCGCAATCAGAAAATCGGATTTGTGTTTCAAACGTTCAACCTTTTGCCGCGGGCTGATGCCCTTCATAATGTGGAACTCCCTCTTATTTATCGCGGTGTTCCCACAAAAGAACGGCGAAAAAAGGCCATAGAAGCCCTGGAACGCGTGGGTTTGGGTGATCGCATTCACCATCGGCCCAACGAACTCTCGGGCGGCCAGCGTCAGCGGGTGGCTATTGCCCGGGCCCTTGTAAATAATCCCTCCATTATTTTGGCGGATGAACCCACGGGAAATCTGGATACCACCACCGGCGAGGAAATTATGGCCATTTTCGAGGAATTGTATGAACAGGGGAATACCATCATTCTGGTTACCCACGAACGCTACATCGCCGAACACAGCCGGCGGATCGTTCATCTTCGGGACGGACTGATCGAAACGGATGAAGTGATCCCGGAAGAATCGCGGCGTGTGACGGCAAATAACCAAAATTCTCAGCCGTAA
- a CDS encoding efflux RND transporter periplasmic adaptor subunit has translation MAKWKKILIVSGVVLFLIILVYVNIRKSSENEVPVQVEKVKRGTVTHVVSGTGKIQPEVNVKISANVAARIIQLRVDEGDRVRQGQILVQLDRRRYEAAVTQAKAVLSSARASLRQAEASLKNARRALNRTQKLFKQGLASEEQLDQAKTQYEVQRSTFDAAKDRVIQAKAQLQQAEDDLSKTTIRSPIDGVVIQRNKEVGEIALGSQFQEDVILQVADLSKMEVQSEIDENDVVDVMPGDTARISIDAFPDTTFTGIVSEIAHTAIVRGRGTQEEVTNFQVKISVLDTIPKLRPGMSATVDIETETHKNVLVVPIQAVTVRDISQIPSLKKEVKKDSLEEAEGRLKPEDKVKEVVFVVKNGVAHIRPVKTGISSDTDIEIVKGVKEGESIVVGSFRALSKELRDGKPVKIEKARKFKNK, from the coding sequence ATGGCCAAATGGAAGAAGATTTTAATTGTAAGCGGAGTGGTTCTGTTTCTGATCATCCTGGTTTATGTGAATATTAGAAAAAGCTCCGAAAATGAGGTGCCCGTACAGGTGGAGAAGGTCAAACGGGGCACGGTGACACACGTTGTTTCCGGCACGGGAAAGATTCAGCCTGAAGTGAATGTCAAGATCAGCGCCAATGTAGCGGCCCGAATTATTCAATTAAGGGTCGATGAGGGGGACCGGGTTCGCCAGGGGCAAATTCTGGTACAGCTGGACCGCAGGCGTTACGAGGCGGCTGTGACTCAGGCGAAGGCCGTTTTGAGTTCGGCCAGAGCCTCGTTACGACAGGCCGAAGCCTCTTTGAAAAATGCCAGGCGTGCTTTGAATCGCACGCAGAAGTTGTTTAAGCAGGGGTTGGCGTCAGAAGAGCAGCTGGATCAGGCAAAGACCCAATATGAAGTGCAGCGCTCCACTTTTGACGCCGCAAAGGACCGTGTCATTCAGGCAAAAGCGCAGCTTCAGCAAGCCGAGGATGATTTGAGCAAAACGACCATTCGCTCCCCAATCGACGGCGTGGTCATTCAGCGAAATAAGGAGGTAGGCGAAATTGCCCTTGGTTCCCAGTTTCAGGAAGATGTCATTCTTCAGGTGGCCGATCTGTCCAAAATGGAAGTCCAATCGGAGATTGATGAAAATGATGTGGTGGATGTCATGCCCGGCGACACGGCCCGCATCAGCATCGATGCCTTCCCGGACACAACCTTCACCGGCATTGTGTCCGAAATCGCTCATACGGCCATTGTGAGAGGAAGGGGAACCCAGGAAGAGGTGACCAATTTTCAGGTGAAAATCAGTGTGTTGGACACCATTCCGAAGCTTCGGCCGGGGATGTCGGCAACGGTTGACATTGAGACGGAAACACACAAAAATGTTCTGGTGGTTCCCATTCAGGCGGTAACGGTGCGGGATATTTCTCAAATTCCGTCCTTAAAGAAGGAAGTGAAAAAGGATTCCCTGGAAGAAGCTGAGGGACGACTGAAGCCGGAAGACAAGGTCAAAGAGGTTGTTTTTGTGGTGAAAAACGGGGTTGCGCACATCCGCCCGGTCAAGACCGGCATTTCTTCGGACACGGATATTGAAATTGTAAAGGGCGTAAAAGAAGGGGAATCCATCGTGGTTGGCAGTTTTCGTGCGCTGAGCAAGGAACTGCGCGACGGGAAACCCGTGAAAATTGAGAAGGCCCGGAAATTTAAGAATAAATAA